One window of the Pempheris klunzingeri isolate RE-2024b chromosome 10, fPemKlu1.hap1, whole genome shotgun sequence genome contains the following:
- the fgf14 gene encoding fibroblast growth factor 14 isoform X2, which produces MAAAIASGLIRQKRQAREQHLDRPSTNRRRKSPNKNKGLCNGNLVDIFSKVRIFGLRKRRLRRQDPQLKGIVTRLYCRQGYYLQMNPDGSLDGTKDDSSNSSLFNLIPVGLRVVAIQSVKTGLYIAMNGEGHLYTSELFTAECKFKESVFENYYVIYSSMLYRQQESGRAWFLGLNKEGQAMKGNRVKKTKPAAHFLPKPLEVAMYREPSLHDVGETVPKAAVPPSKSTSEPAVMNGGKPVSKPDKPTT; this is translated from the exons ATGGCTGCTGCTATCGCAAGTGGGCTGATCAGACAGAAGAGACAGGCACGGGAGCAGCATTTAGACCGGCCCTCGACCAACCGACGGAGGAAGAGCCCCAACAAGAACAAGGGGCTCTGCAATGGGAACCTGGTCGACATCTTCTCTAAAGTGCGCATCTTCGGCCTCAGGAAGAGGAGACTACGGAGACAAG ATCCCCAGCTCAAGGGTATAGTGACCAGGTTATATTGCAGGCAGGGATACTACTTGCAAATGAACCCCGATGGCTCTCTTGATGGGACCAAGGATGACAGCAGTAATTCCT ctttgtTCAACCTTATTCCTGTGGGCCTCAGAGTTGTCGCCATTCAGTCCGTGAAGACAGGGTTATACATCGCCATGAACGGGGAGGGCCATCTGTACACATCA gaacTCTTTACAGCGGAGTGCAAGTTCAAAGAGTCGGTGTTTGAGAACTACTATGTGATCTACTCTTCCATGTTGTACAGACAACAGGAGTCGGGGAGAGCTTGGTTCCTAGGGCTCAATAAAGAGGGCCAAGCCATGAAGGGGAACcgagtgaaaaaaacaaaaccagctgCTCACTTCCTGCCCAAGCCATTAGAAG TTGCCATGTACAGAGAGCCATCGTTGCATGATGTTGGAGAGACAGTGCCCAAGGCGGCAGTACCTCCCAGCAAAAGCACAAGTGAGCCAGCGGTGATGAATGGAGGTAAACCTGTCAGCAAGCCCGACAAGCCCACCACATAG
- the fgf14 gene encoding fibroblast growth factor 14 isoform X3, protein MLQCLCSCSLSPSLSPADPQLKGIVTRLYCRQGYYLQMNPDGSLDGTKDDSSNSSLFNLIPVGLRVVAIQSVKTGLYIAMNGEGHLYTSELFTAECKFKESVFENYYVIYSSMLYRQQESGRAWFLGLNKEGQAMKGNRVKKTKPAAHFLPKPLEVAMYREPSLHDVGETVPKAAVPPSKSTSEPAVMNGGKPVSKPDKPTT, encoded by the exons ATGTTACAGTGTCTTTGCT cctgttctctctctccctctttgtctcctgcAGATCCCCAGCTCAAGGGTATAGTGACCAGGTTATATTGCAGGCAGGGATACTACTTGCAAATGAACCCCGATGGCTCTCTTGATGGGACCAAGGATGACAGCAGTAATTCCT ctttgtTCAACCTTATTCCTGTGGGCCTCAGAGTTGTCGCCATTCAGTCCGTGAAGACAGGGTTATACATCGCCATGAACGGGGAGGGCCATCTGTACACATCA gaacTCTTTACAGCGGAGTGCAAGTTCAAAGAGTCGGTGTTTGAGAACTACTATGTGATCTACTCTTCCATGTTGTACAGACAACAGGAGTCGGGGAGAGCTTGGTTCCTAGGGCTCAATAAAGAGGGCCAAGCCATGAAGGGGAACcgagtgaaaaaaacaaaaccagctgCTCACTTCCTGCCCAAGCCATTAGAAG TTGCCATGTACAGAGAGCCATCGTTGCATGATGTTGGAGAGACAGTGCCCAAGGCGGCAGTACCTCCCAGCAAAAGCACAAGTGAGCCAGCGGTGATGAATGGAGGTAAACCTGTCAGCAAGCCCGACAAGCCCACCACATAG